One window of the Canis aureus isolate CA01 chromosome 1, VMU_Caureus_v.1.0, whole genome shotgun sequence genome contains the following:
- the ZNF782 gene encoding zinc finger protein 782, translating to MRACAAPQVSTFSQDPQKMNTPQASVSFKDVTVEFTHEEWRQMDSAQRTLYRDVMLENYSHLVSVGYCFTKPELIFTLEQGEDPWLLKKEFLRESSPEDSQPNHLSKKSLESQGKYLWHVLFTNKSLPTEEEISGKPCNLDINILHARTMPYKFDTAGPTYLHLSSLAPHCQYSRKKVHELNVCEKWLLSIKEGRINTREKSFVYSKNAKAFNYKEKVIQHQTIPTLQRASEYNECGNTLFEKTALITSESTSPKVKSYKFSKYGGKQCDKPTLIISHSNNPEKNHYEFNEFECTENRNNFSKITQRTDTEGKSAGQNSHIGEHQKNHIGVEPFEYGKKFSPNLALPVHQRTHMTDKSSDYDTCTETLTCQSGFNIHQRTHITVKPYECNECGKSCSMNSFLIQPLENHTGEKPYECHACGKAFSEKSRLRKHQRTHTGEKPYKCDDCEKAFSAKSGLRIHQRTHTGEKPYECNECGKSFNYKSILIVHQRTHTGEKPFECNECGKSFSHMSGLRNHRRTHTGERPYKCDECEKSFKLKSGLRKHHRTHTGEKPYKCNQCGKAFGQKSQLRGHHRIHTGEKPYKCNHCGEAFSQKSNLRVHHRTHTGEKPYKCDDCGKTFRQKSNLRGHQRTHTGEKPYECNECGKAFSEKSVLRKHQRTHTGEKPYKCNHCGEAFSQKSNLRVHQRTHTGEKPYKCDKCGKTFSQKSSLREHQKAHTGS from the exons GGTACTGCTTTACAAAACCAGAACTGATCTTCACATTGGAACAAGGAGAAGATCCATGGTTACTAAAGAAAGAATTTCTAAGAGAAAGTTCCCCAG aagACTCCCAACCTAATCATCTTTCAAAGAAGAGCCTAGAAAGCCAAGGAAAATATTTGTGGCACGTTTTATTCACCAATAAATCATTGCCTACAGAGGAAGAGATTTCAGGAAAACCATGTAATCTGGACATAAACATTTTACATGCAAGAACAATGCCCTATAAATTTGACACTGCAGGACCTACCTACCTGCATCTCAGCTCATTGGCTCCACACTGTCAATATTCAAGAAAGAAGGTTCATGAGCTTAATGTATGTGAGAAATGGCTCCTCAGTATTAAGGAGGGCAGAATTAATACCAGAGAGAAATCATTTGTTTATAGTAAAAATGCGAAAGCCTTCAATTATAAAGAGAAAGTCATTCAACATCAAACAATTCCGACTTTGCAGCGGGCTTCTGAGTACAATGAATGTGGAAACACTTTGTTTGAAAAGACTGCCCTTATTACATCTGAGAGTACCTCCCCCAAAGTGAAATCTTATAAATTCAGTAAATATGGGGGAAAACAATGTGATAAACCAACTCTTATAATCTCTCATAGCAATAATCCAGAGAAAAATCATTATGAGTTTAATGAATTTGAATGtactgaaaacagaaataatttcagTAAGATCACACAAAGAACTGATACAGAAGGGAAATCTGCCGGCCAAAATTCACACATTGGAGAACATCAGAAAAATCATATAGGAGTGGAACCCTTTGAATATGGAAAGAAGTTCAGTCCTAATTTGGCCCTCCCAGTGCATCAGAGAACTCACATGACAGACAAATCCTCTGATTATGACACATGTACAGAGACATTAACTTGCCAGTCAGGTTTCAACATACATCAGAGAACTCACATTACAgtgaaaccctatgaatgtaatgaatgtggaaaatCCTGTTCTATGAATTCTTTCCTGATTCAGCCTCTGGAAAATCACACAggggagaaaccctatgaatgtcatgcatgtgggaaagctttcagtGAGAAGTCACGCTTAAGAAAACATCAGAGaactcacacaggagagaaaccctataaatgtgATGATTGTGAGAAGGCTTTCAGTGCAAAGTCAGGTCTAAGAATACATCAGAGAACTCACACAggggagaaaccctatgaatgtaatgaatgtgggaaatctttcAACTATAAATCAATCCTTATAGTACATCAGAGAACTCACACAGGGGAGAAACCCtttgaatgtaatgaatgtggaaaatCTTTCAGCCACATGTCAGGCCTAAGGAATCATCGGAGAACTCACACAGGGGAAAGACCATACAAATGTGATGAATGTGAGAAGTCTTTCAAACTGAAGTCAGGTCTCAGAAAACATCATAGAACTCACACAGGGGAGAAGCCCTATAAATGCAATCAATGTGGGAAAGCTTTTGGTCAGAAATCACAACTCCGAGGACATCATAgaattcacacaggagagaaaccctacAAATGTAATCATTGTGGGGAAGCTTTCAGCCAGAAATCAAACCTCAGAGTGCATCACAGAACTCACACTGGGgagaaaccctataaatgtgATGATTGTGGGAAAACTTTCAGGCAGAAATCAAATCTCAGAGGACATCAGAGAACTCACACAggggagaaaccctatgaatgtaatgaatgtggaaaagctTTCAGTGAGAAGTCAGTCCTAAGAAAACATCAGAGaactcacacaggagagaaaccctataaatgtaATCACTGTGGAGAAGCTTTTAGCCAGAAGTCAAACCTCAGAGTACATCAGAGAACTCACACAGGGgagaaaccctataaatgtgATAAATGTGGGAAAACTTTCAGCCAGAAATCAAGCCTTCGAGAACATCAGAAAGCCCACACAGGGAGTTAA